The Bosea sp. 685 DNA window CCTCGGCCGCCTTGGGAGAGAGGCCGGCGGTCGGCTCGTCGAGCAGGAGCAGGGCGGGCGCATTCATCAGGCCCATCGCCATGGCGAGGATCTGGCGCTGGCCGCCCGAAAGCGTGCGGGCAAGTGCGCGGCGCTTGCCCGCCAGCATCGGGTAGCGGGCATAAAGTTCCTCGCTGCGCTCGCGCACTTGGCCGGGGTTCTGGAAGCCGCTGATCTCGAGGTTCTCCGCAACCGTCATCGCGCCGAAGACATTGCGCTCCTGCGGTACGAAGCCGATGCCGTGCTTGGCGCGGCCGAGCGCGCCCTGGCTGGTCACGTCGGCCCCGTTCAAGATGATCGCGCCCTCGCGCGCAGACACCAGCCCGGCGATCGTTTTCAGCAGCGTCGATTTTCCGGCGCCATTGGGGCCGATGATCGAGACGATCTCGCCGGCCTCGACCCGCAGCGAGCATCCCTTCAGGATCTGTTCGGCCGCGCCATAGCCGGCGACGACGCCATCGACGGCGAGCAGGCCGTCCTTCGCCAGGCCGCCATTCGCCGTGTTCAATGCCGTCTCCCGAGATAGGCTTCCTGCACGCGGATGTCGGAGGCGACCTCGTCGAAGCTGCCTTGCGTCAGGGTCTTGCCCTCGGCCATGACGATGACCGGGGCACAAAGCCGCTTGATCAGCGCCATGTCGTGCTCGATCAGGCAGATCGTCAGCCCGTCCCGGTTCAGCGCGACGAGGTGATCGGCGATCTGCTCGGTGAGGCTCGGATTGACGCCGGCCATGGGTTCGTCGAGCAGCAGGATCTTGGGGTCCGCCATCAAGGCGCGCCCGATCTCGACCAGCTTCTTCTGCCCGCCTGAGAGCGCCGTCACCGGATTGTCCAGCACATGGTCGAGCTTGAGCCGCCGGGCGATGCCGAAGGCGCGCTCGGTGAGCTCCTGCTCGCGCCGCCGTGCCGTAGCCGAGCGCAGCATCGCCGCCAGCAGGTTCTCGCCAGGCTGGCCGGCGCCATAGAGCATCAGGTGCTGGAAGACGCTGAGCTTGGGAAAGCCGCGCGCGAGCTGGAATGAGCGCACGAGCCCGGCCGCCACGAGCTTTTCGGGGGCTAAGCCGGTGGTCTCGACCAGACCGAGCCGGACCGAGCCGGCCTTGGGGCGGTAGAGCCCGGAGACGGCGTTGAACAAGGTCGATTTGCCGGCGCCGTTGGGGCCGATCAACCCGGTGAAGGAGCCGGCGGGAACGGCGAAGTCGACGCCGCGCAGCACATGCACGCCATAGAAGTCGAGCTTCAGCCCTTCGATGGTAAGGG harbors:
- a CDS encoding ABC transporter ATP-binding protein, which gives rise to MNTANGGLAKDGLLAVDGVVAGYGAAEQILKGCSLRVEAGEIVSIIGPNGAGKSTLLKTIAGLVSAREGAIILNGADVTSQGALGRAKHGIGFVPQERNVFGAMTVAENLEISGFQNPGQVRERSEELYARYPMLAGKRRALARTLSGGQRQILAMAMGLMNAPALLLLDEPTAGLSPKAAEELFEAIVALNKGGLPILMVEQHALEALEISTRGYVLVSGRNSREGSGPALAADPEIRRLFLGG
- a CDS encoding ABC transporter ATP-binding protein, with product MTAALTIEGLKLDFYGVHVLRGVDFAVPAGSFTGLIGPNGAGKSTLFNAVSGLYRPKAGSVRLGLVETTGLAPEKLVAAGLVRSFQLARGFPKLSVFQHLMLYGAGQPGENLLAAMLRSATARRREQELTERAFGIARRLKLDHVLDNPVTALSGGQKKLVEIGRALMADPKILLLDEPMAGVNPSLTEQIADHLVALNRDGLTICLIEHDMALIKRLCAPVIVMAEGKTLTQGSFDEVASDIRVQEAYLGRRH